From the Bacillus tuaregi genome, one window contains:
- a CDS encoding cytochrome c oxidase subunit II — translation MHMHKFEKAWLTFGIGALLVFLTVLGVSAFYLGNQPPSCLVTIDPEKVDTTKPFDEPGLKKVEGKDWDYELVFVASAFSYNPSSVEVPYGAKVKVMATTKDVVHGFQVAGTNINMMLEPGYISEYTTTFDKAGDYLILCNEYCGVGHHMMTSKIEVVKK, via the coding sequence ATGCATATGCATAAGTTTGAAAAAGCTTGGCTTACATTTGGTATAGGAGCACTGCTAGTCTTTTTAACCGTTTTAGGTGTTAGTGCTTTCTATCTGGGAAACCAGCCGCCAAGCTGTCTAGTTACCATTGATCCGGAAAAGGTGGATACAACCAAGCCTTTTGACGAGCCAGGCCTTAAAAAGGTTGAAGGCAAGGATTGGGATTACGAGTTAGTTTTTGTTGCATCAGCCTTTTCATATAATCCTTCATCAGTTGAGGTTCCATATGGTGCAAAGGTTAAAGTTATGGCTACCACAAAAGATGTCGTTCACGGTTTTCAGGTTGCCGGAACAAATATTAATATGATGCTTGAGCCTGGCTATATCAGTGAATATACAACAACATTCGACAAAGCAGGAGACTACTTAATCCTGTGTAATGAATATTGCGGGGTTGGACATCACATGATGACATCGAAAATTGAGGTGGTTAAGAAATGA